The following is a genomic window from Armatimonadota bacterium.
TGAAGTCGCCTCTCTCGTAGCGCTCGTAAGCCTTCTCGTCGTACGGGTCGGCGCACCACTCCATGACGTTGCCCGCCATGTCCTTGCAGCCGTATGGGCTTGCGTCCGAGGGGTAGGAGCCGACCCGCGCCGCGCCCTCGCGCACCGTGTCGTGGGAGTCAATCCACTCCGCGATCGCTTTCTCCATGTCCTGCGCCGAGGAGTAGCGCCGTCCCGTGACCACTTCAAAGTTGCGGCACCGCCGGCTGTCCCACTGATCCCCCCACGGGAATACCCGCGCGTCGCCGCCGCGCGCCGCCTTCTCCCACTCGTATTCCCTGGGCAGCCGGCCCCCGGCCCACTCGCAGTAGGCACGCGCGTCATCCCAATCCACCATCATGACGGGGAAGTTTTCGAGGCCGGCGGGCACAGTGCCGCCTTCCCAGTGGTCGGGCGTGCGGTGTCGGGTCGCCTGCACGAAGCGCAGGTACTGCGCGTTGGTCACCTCCGTTCGCCCGATCCAGTACCCGCTCACGCGCAGCCTGAGCGCTGGGCGCTCGTCGTCGAACCACTCAAACCACTCGCGGTTGAGGTCGCCACCCCCCTTTGCCCAGGCGTCAATCTCGGCATCGCTGGTCCCTATCACGAACTCGCCCGGGGCGATGTAAACCATCTCCATCCCATCTCTCGGATTCACCCAGACATCCGCGGCCTGCGCGTTCGCCGGCGGCGTCGGGGTGCGCCACACCACCGCCTGCGAGTTGAGTTCGGGCGCAGGGGACACCCGTTCCCCCGGCCGCCGCTGCGGGCTGAATCCAGGAGCGGATGGCGGTGGCGGCGCAGGCGGCGCCACCGCGTCGGCGGAGGGCCCGTCCGCGAGAAGAGAGTAGTACGTCGCTTGGGTTGACTGCATCTTGCCGACCCACAGCAAGGCCGCCACTGCGACCACGACAGCGACAGCGAAGCCGACTCCCCAGTACGCCCATCGCCGCTGCACGATTCTGAAATGCTCGACGTCGCGAAAGGGCCGCGCCTTCCATGCCAGTTCGCTGCCCTTGATGCCGAGGTAGAGCGACAGCGCGACCGGCACGATGTTCGCGACAGCGCCGATACCTGTGGACGGAGCGAGAAAAGCCGTGGCCGCGGAGACGATGAGGAATAACGCCGCCAGCCGCCACAGACGGTGGCCGAGCGCCCATGCCCAGGTCAGCAGAAACGCCCCCCAATTCCAGCGTGCCACTTCGGGAAGTCGGCTGGGATCATTGCCGGACCGAAACGGAGAAACGGCCGGTTCAGCGCGAGGCGCGGCCTCCGGGGCGGTGACGGGCTGCGTTTCCCCGGCGGGCCCGGGGTACCCGCAGTGAGGACAGCTCTCGGCCTCCGTCGAAATCAACTGCCCACATTCGCGGCACGCGACCAGTGCCATTGCCACCTCCCGTCAAGGGCTTGCTTGTTTGCAGTCATGGTCTTCAGCCCGCGCGCCTCCGCCTCCTCTTCAATCGCCGGGAGCGACTGGTTGGCGCCGGATCAGCGCCGCCGCGCACCGCGCGATTACTGGGAGTCTGCTGCGCGGTGCAGCCGCAGCGTCCAGGCCGCAATCTCACCGCGCTTGGCAGCGACGGCGCGCGCCGCGGCCTCCTCCGCTTCGGCTTCGACTACGCGGTTGACCGCTTCGTCGCGCGCGCGTTCGGCCTGTGCGATGACCGCGTCTTCTACCGTGCCGTTTGCCGACTCGATCGCCTGGCGCAGCAGGTCGAGCGCGGCGTAGTCCTGTATTCCCATCGCCGCCGCCTCCCAGCGCTTGCTCGACACCGGCTCGTCGCCGGGATAGACCAGGACATACTCCCCTTCCCCCTCCTCATCTCCGCGCCAGGGCTGATACTGCGTCGTGCAGTAGGTCCAGAAACCGACGCCCGTCAGGCCGTAGCGAAACGCGTACCACGACGGCTTGCGGTAGTAGTCGGTCGGCGACACCGTCTTCACGCGGTCGCCGCAGGAATACGACCACACCGGATTGCCGGTGCTGAGCATGAACTCCACGCGCTCGGGTTCGTCTATCGCCCATCCGGTGCCCGGGCACCAGATGTCGGTGTACGGCGCCGCCTCCCGCAGCTTGTCGAGGGTCATGCGCCCCACCGGGTCGGTGTAAACCTTGACCCTGGGATCGGCGCGCTTCCCGGCTTGCGCCATGCGGAGGTACTCCTGGACGTTCCCCTCCGTCAAGCCCGGCTCGTCAACGGGGTAGAGGGCGAAGTCGTCATAGCCGATGCCCATCTCGGCGAGGTGTTCGACCAGCTCGCGAACCAGCGTGACATGCGCCTTCTCCCACACCGGGGTGTGCGCGCGGAATGGCCCTCGAACGCCCGACTGGTACCCGCAGTAGAGCAGAATCCCGTGGGGCTGCAGCATCCCGACGATGCGGTCGTGCTCCGACCAGTCGATCTCCCCGAGCATGTTACCGTCGGCGTCGAACTGCGCCGCCGGCGTCGCGCTGCCGACCAGCACGAAGACGTTGGTGCCGTGCTTGACGAGATCCGCGACCGCTTCGTCCTGGCAGCGGCTGAGATAATTGCCGGGCTGGTAGAAATACCCCCAATTGCAGAGGCGCAGTTGCCGCCCGTCCTTGAGGCTCAGCGGCATCACCTCGAACTCCAACGCGATGCGCTTCTCTCGGCGGCGCTGCTCGGTGGTCACCAAGTTCAGGGGTAGAGCGTATCGCCCCGGTTCCAGCGCGGCGGTGTCGAGGATCAGCCACAACTGCCGCGCTTCGAGGCTTGGTATCTCAATCAGCCTGTCGGGACCGAGCTTGGGGAGCGGGTCCCACACCTCGGCGCCCGAGCGCGACCCGACCGAGCGCAATACGAGTATCTCCAGGCGACCTTGCCACGGCAGCGTTTCGTCTCCGCGGGTCAGGTCTTCCGGCTCCACTCGCACCGGCAGCGTGCGCTCCGACACGTTGAGCAGATTCAGCGCGACCGGTCGGCGCTCGTCCTGATACAGCGGCGGAATGTCCACGGCGGCGGCGGTGTCGCTGGCCGGCAGCGCCGCCTCGTCGAAGGGAAGCCACGGATTCGCCTGCCACACCAGGGCCGGAAAGCCGGGGGTGTGATCGGCAACGATTTTCGCGAGTTGCTCCAGATGGCGACTTTGGCGAACCAGCTTCTCGGCTTGAGGGCTCAGTTCGCGCGCTGCCTGCGGGCCTTTGACGCGAGCGGCCTGCTCGACGCGCGCCGCCATCCCCTCGAGCAAGGACAGCCTGGCAAGCAGCCCGGCACCTGCGCTCGCGGGTGCCAGGTCGAGGCGCTCTAGCGATTCCCACGCGGCCCCGACCGCCTCTCGCGCAACGCGCGTGTGCTCCGGGAACGGCGCCATCGCCTTGGAGATCTCGTTCGCCCGTGTCCGCCCGCGCGACGCCACGCGTGCCTGCGCCGTGTACCTGCCTGCGGCGTACGGCTCGAAGCGAACGGTCAACGACTCGCCCGCCCTCAACCGCTGTGCCCCGGAATACGTGACCCCGTCCGGACGGCGCACCTGCGCCCACGCCAGTCCCGGCGACTTCACGGGGCCGACGACGAGCACGCTCTGGTCGCCGTCGAAGCCGGAGAACGCCAGCGCTGGACCCTCGCCGCGTACCACTCCGGCAGACTCCTCGCGGCGCGCCGCCCGCGCAGCCCTTGTCATCGGCGCGACGCCGGCCACCTGCGGCGTGTTGCGGAAACTTGCCCACTGCACTCGTCCCGAGCCGCCCGCGGTCAGGCAGACCACCTCTCGGATGGATGCGATGACGATCTCAAGCCGGCCGTCGCCGTCGAGGTCTGCAATCACGGGGGTGGCGTTGGTGCCCTCGCCCTGCGGCGCCTCGGCCACAACGGCGCCACGGGAGTCGAGCACCACGAGCGGGCCGTGGCGATATCCATACACGATCTCCGGTCGCCCGTCGCCGTCCACATCAGCCACCGCCGCCGCCGAGATGACCCCCGCGAAGCCTGACTGCCCGAGGTCGCGCGTCTCCTGGAAAACCACTTCGCCGGTCGAACTGAGGCACATCAGGCCGTCCTCGTGGTGGCCGACGAAGATCTCCAACGTGCCGTCCGCATCGAGATCCGCGACCGACACCGCCGAGTCTATGCCCGAGCCGGTCTCGGCCGCCCACTCGACCGTCCCCGCCGCACCGTCCAGGCACACCACTCTGCCGCTGCCATATCCCTGCAGCACCTCGTATCGGCCATCGCCGTCGAGATCCGCGATGGTCGGCGCGCAGTAGAGATCCGTCCCCGGCTGGCGGTGAAGCCACAGCGCGCGCCCGCCCGATGCCAATGCGTACAGCGCGCCGTCGTCGTAGGGGACGAGCAGATCGCTGCGGCCGTCGCCGTCGAGATCCGCCTCGGCCAAGGGACTTGGTATCCCCGCCGGCGCCTCGAACCGCCACAGCAGGCGCCCCTCGCAATCCAGCACGCTGACGTATCCGAGCGCGTCGGGAAGGGCGACCTCGAGCCGTTGGTCGCCGTGCAGGTCGGCGATCAGCGGGCTGCACCAGTCGAAGCCGCCGCGAAGCCGCCAGGCCCAGCGCGGCTTGCCCGCGGCGTCGAGGCAGACGGCGTCGCCGCTCGTGGCGACGGCGATCGTCTCCGGTGCGCCGTCCAGGTCGAGGTCCGCCACCGCGGCCGCCCCGTGATACATTGCGTCCTCTCGATCATAGCTCCACCGGATCTTGCCGTCGGCGCCATACAGCGTTACAGCTCCGCCCTCGGTGGTCACCACCACCCCTCGCTCCGATTCGTGTGACCATAGGGTGGGCGACGAGCGGACGGTGCCCTTGGGAGCCACGCGCCACAGCGTCTCCAGTTCAAGCGCGCCTGCCGACGGTGCGACGGCGATGCACGCGACGACGATGACGGCAGCCAACAGCGATGTCAGAGGTGTGCGCATCATTACTCCTTTGGCTGTCAAACGATTATCAGAGCCCGCGCATTCCGTCAGGCCGATGTCATCCGTGGTGGCGGGAAGAGGCTCCCGGCAACGAGTCCGCGGCTGAATGACGCCGCCGGGGCGGTGCGCGAACCGCCCCTACCGCCCGGCCGCCGGTGCCAGCGTGAACCGCAGGCGCTGGCCGAAGAACGAGACCCCCTCGGCCTTCAGACGGATCGTCACGTCGGTGCGCTCGCTGACGCCGGCGGGCCATATCCACTCGGTGCGCTGCGAGCCGTATCGTGGAAGATCGCCGCCGATCACGTCACGTTGGACGGTTTCCTTCGCGCCGCTGAAGGTAATGTAGCTCCACACCGGCCCAGCCTTCACCTTGCGCTCCGGTGTGCTCTTGACCGATTGCGGTGAGAGCCACGCCGCGATGCCGGTGTTGATTAGCTCCGCGCGCAGCGTGAGGGGCTTTCCCGCCGGCACCTCAATTACCGCGCCATTCGTGACCTCGACGTCCTTGCCGTCGGCTGCGCCGACCAGCACCACCTCGCCGAACTCCGCGTTGAGGTATTTCGGCGGGTTGTGGCCGTTTAACGGCGTGCCGCCGACGGCAACGCGCGGCGCGTCGGCCGAGTCCATCCCATCCGCCTCGGTGCGTAGCCCGACGGTCTTCCCGGCGCGCACCGCGGCGACATATTCATCGGCGTGTCGCTCCCAGGTCCCGGCGTAGCCCTCGACATCGAGGTCGCGGTCGATCGTGATCCAAATGTCGGGCTCCGGGCGCTCGCGCGGGGCGGTGATCCGCGGCGAGAACCGGCGCAGCTCCTCCGCCGCCTCGCGCGGCGTGCCCTCGGGGTTGATGATGCCGAAGTCGCTGTTCTCGTCCACTCTCAGCCCGCCCGGATACCACCACCCCGCCGAGCCGCTCGCTCCGGATTGCAGCACCATGCGGGAGAGATTGCGATACACCTCGCCCTGGTTCACGTACTTCTCCGGCACCGTGGCGGGGTAGATCGTGTAGCCGAACTCGGACCAGAACACGGGCTTGCCGTTGCTTGCCCAGCGCCCGTAGAGCGTCGTGAACCCCGCGCGCTCAAAGTTCTTCCATTCCCCCGACAGCCCCCAGCCTTCGGGCGACGCGAAATCGAGATGCGCCGCGCCGGAGATCATGTCGAACGCCATCACCGGCACGACGCCGGGCATGCCGGTCCCGCCGTAGCCGGTGCGCGCGCCCAAGAGATGGTTCGGGTCGAGGCGCCGCAGGAAGCGCGTGACCCGGCCGTAGCCCTGGCTAATCAGGTCATCGGCGAAGCGGCGGTACGCCGCCACCATGCGCCGGTGGCCCCCGTCTTCGCGGAGCTGCGCGTCGGTGGGACCGGTCGGCCGCCCGTCAATCCGCCGGACTTCGCATTCCCAGTCGCGCTCGGCGGCCTCGATGGAGCCGTAGCGCTCCTCGATCCACTTCGCCCATTCATCCTCATACTGCCGCCGCTCGGCCTCCGGCCCAAGCCGCGGCTCCCACGCGAGGTCATACGCGAACACGGCATCGTTCTCAGCCAGGCGCGCCGCGGTCACCAGCTCCTCGACCACAGAGTCGTCGAACGCCAGGGGATGGGCGCCCGGTATGAAGACGTTGACGTACACGCCGTGCTTCTTCGCGCGCTGGAGGAAATCGTTGAGCGCGGGCGCCTGGTCAACGTTGCCGTACTGAATGCTCACCATGTTGGCGCCGAGCGATTCGAGCATCATCAGATCGCGCTCGGCCGCCTCGGGATCGTATTGCGACGGGCTCAGCCAGTGCAGCCAGTAGTGGAATCGCTCCAGGCCCGCGACGTAGAGCGGCCAGAAGTTGAGGCCGTGGGGGTACCACTTCTTGCCGGCGAGGTTGAAATCGGTGCCCGCCCGCGTTTCCGGTGACCTTGAGTCGGTCGAACTGCCGCCGCGAACGGTCACGAATTGCGGATCCGCGCACGGCGCGATGACGGAGAACTCGTGGGCGATACGGTCGAGCGGCGCGCCGCTGCCGTCAGCCGGCAGCAACTCGCACACCGCGCGATACCGTCCGGCGGCGAGCGTCGGGCACTCGCTCGACACGCGAAGGATGCGCCTCGGCTCGACGCGGACC
Proteins encoded in this region:
- a CDS encoding SUMF1/EgtB/PvdO family nonheme iron enzyme; the protein is MALVACRECGQLISTEAESCPHCGYPGPAGETQPVTAPEAAPRAEPAVSPFRSGNDPSRLPEVARWNWGAFLLTWAWALGHRLWRLAALFLIVSAATAFLAPSTGIGAVANIVPVALSLYLGIKGSELAWKARPFRDVEHFRIVQRRWAYWGVGFAVAVVVAVAALLWVGKMQSTQATYYSLLADGPSADAVAPPAPPPPSAPGFSPQRRPGERVSPAPELNSQAVVWRTPTPPANAQAADVWVNPRDGMEMVYIAPGEFVIGTSDAEIDAWAKGGGDLNREWFEWFDDERPALRLRVSGYWIGRTEVTNAQYLRFVQATRHRTPDHWEGGTVPAGLENFPVMMVDWDDARAYCEWAGGRLPREYEWEKAARGGDARVFPWGDQWDSRRCRNFEVVTGRRYSSAQDMEKAIAEWIDSHDTVREGAARVGSYPSDASPYGCKDMAGNVMEWCADPYDEKAYERYERGDFTPSANERERVLRGGPWWMGGDPRYFRCASRHPQPRGAQNPAYGFRCVHDVMPSR
- a CDS encoding VCBS repeat-containing protein: MMRTPLTSLLAAVIVVACIAVAPSAGALELETLWRVAPKGTVRSSPTLWSHESERGVVVTTEGGAVTLYGADGKIRWSYDREDAMYHGAAAVADLDLDGAPETIAVATSGDAVCLDAAGKPRWAWRLRGGFDWCSPLIADLHGDQRLEVALPDALGYVSVLDCEGRLLWRFEAPAGIPSPLAEADLDGDGRSDLLVPYDDGALYALASGGRALWLHRQPGTDLYCAPTIADLDGDGRYEVLQGYGSGRVVCLDGAAGTVEWAAETGSGIDSAVSVADLDADGTLEIFVGHHEDGLMCLSSTGEVVFQETRDLGQSGFAGVISAAAVADVDGDGRPEIVYGYRHGPLVVLDSRGAVVAEAPQGEGTNATPVIADLDGDGRLEIVIASIREVVCLTAGGSGRVQWASFRNTPQVAGVAPMTRAARAARREESAGVVRGEGPALAFSGFDGDQSVLVVGPVKSPGLAWAQVRRPDGVTYSGAQRLRAGESLTVRFEPYAAGRYTAQARVASRGRTRANEISKAMAPFPEHTRVAREAVGAAWESLERLDLAPASAGAGLLARLSLLEGMAARVEQAARVKGPQAARELSPQAEKLVRQSRHLEQLAKIVADHTPGFPALVWQANPWLPFDEAALPASDTAAAVDIPPLYQDERRPVALNLLNVSERTLPVRVEPEDLTRGDETLPWQGRLEILVLRSVGSRSGAEVWDPLPKLGPDRLIEIPSLEARQLWLILDTAALEPGRYALPLNLVTTEQRRREKRIALEFEVMPLSLKDGRQLRLCNWGYFYQPGNYLSRCQDEAVADLVKHGTNVFVLVGSATPAAQFDADGNMLGEIDWSEHDRIVGMLQPHGILLYCGYQSGVRGPFRAHTPVWEKAHVTLVRELVEHLAEMGIGYDDFALYPVDEPGLTEGNVQEYLRMAQAGKRADPRVKVYTDPVGRMTLDKLREAAPYTDIWCPGTGWAIDEPERVEFMLSTGNPVWSYSCGDRVKTVSPTDYYRKPSWYAFRYGLTGVGFWTYCTTQYQPWRGDEEGEGEYVLVYPGDEPVSSKRWEAAAMGIQDYAALDLLRQAIESANGTVEDAVIAQAERARDEAVNRVVEAEAEEAAARAVAAKRGEIAAWTLRLHRAADSQ